In Chondrinema litorale, one genomic interval encodes:
- a CDS encoding gliding motility-associated C-terminal domain-containing protein — MKSVSIYILCTIALLSESLAQTPVWTVNPAEYNHSMVIVGGLNLEKTELGNGENVIAAFVEGECRGVAKTQYQEETGRYIAYLLIYSNDTDEEISFKFYNTENDNSYTVPKTIDFEVNGLIGDLNRPYIWSQQILNNEAKILGFTFPEIDREESIDGNSVYAAVLSGTSLTALVAEFNLTDGATLWLNGVKQISKETENNFANALTFTVRSEDEQIFEEYDVIVSVGNALPTKIQPAYIEIPENTSIGSVIAIMSTLDMNDVDHYYSLVEGEGSDDNDSFYFELKNLKSNISLDFETKPEYSIRVKSDDKKGGIIEQQVTIEVIDLNEAPEIENYTFDVDENLAESFLIGRFEAYDQDFNQAHSFYIQESASAGYFYVDTLTGNLTVGKIPLDYEEQDTWDLSIIVKDNGNPVMSDTANLTIYVNDVIEDELKAVNTFTPNGDGVNDFWVVTNVEMYQGFELRFFNAIGEMVFRTDNYQNDWDATYNGKRLPEGAYYYIFTDGKREFKGSVTIFR, encoded by the coding sequence ATGAAATCAGTCAGCATTTATATTTTATGTACCATTGCTTTGCTTTCAGAAAGCTTGGCCCAAACTCCAGTCTGGACAGTGAATCCTGCAGAATACAATCATTCAATGGTAATTGTAGGTGGACTTAACCTAGAAAAAACAGAGCTTGGTAATGGAGAGAATGTTATTGCAGCTTTTGTAGAAGGTGAATGTCGTGGAGTGGCAAAAACGCAATACCAAGAAGAGACAGGTAGGTATATTGCTTATTTACTTATCTATAGTAATGATACTGATGAAGAAATATCTTTTAAGTTTTATAATACAGAAAACGATAATTCTTATACTGTTCCTAAAACAATAGACTTTGAAGTAAACGGACTAATAGGTGATTTAAACAGACCTTATATTTGGTCTCAACAAATATTAAATAATGAGGCAAAAATACTCGGATTTACTTTTCCTGAAATAGATCGAGAAGAATCAATTGATGGGAATAGTGTTTATGCTGCTGTACTTAGTGGAACATCTCTTACTGCCTTAGTAGCAGAGTTCAATTTGACTGATGGTGCCACTTTGTGGTTGAATGGTGTCAAACAAATTAGTAAAGAAACAGAAAACAACTTTGCTAATGCACTCACCTTTACTGTGAGATCAGAAGATGAACAGATTTTTGAAGAATATGATGTAATAGTTTCTGTAGGTAATGCACTTCCTACTAAAATTCAACCAGCTTATATTGAAATTCCTGAAAATACATCAATCGGTTCTGTAATAGCAATTATGAGCACACTTGATATGAATGATGTAGACCATTATTATTCCTTAGTTGAAGGAGAGGGAAGTGATGATAATGATAGTTTTTATTTTGAACTTAAAAACTTGAAGAGCAACATTTCTTTAGATTTTGAAACTAAGCCTGAATATTCAATTAGAGTTAAATCTGATGATAAAAAAGGAGGTATAATTGAGCAGCAAGTTACTATAGAAGTAATTGACCTAAACGAAGCTCCAGAGATTGAGAATTATACATTTGATGTTGACGAAAACTTAGCCGAAAGTTTTTTAATTGGGAGGTTTGAAGCATACGATCAAGATTTTAATCAAGCACATTCGTTTTATATTCAAGAGTCAGCTTCAGCAGGTTATTTTTATGTAGATACTTTAACAGGAAACCTAACTGTTGGTAAAATACCTTTAGATTATGAGGAGCAAGATACATGGGATCTTTCAATAATTGTAAAAGATAATGGCAACCCTGTAATGTCCGATACAGCTAATCTAACCATTTATGTAAATGATGTTATAGAAGACGAATTAAAAGCGGTAAATACATTTACTCCAAATGGAGATGGTGTAAATGATTTTTGGGTTGTAACAAATGTTGAAATGTATCAAGGTTTTGAACTTAGATTTTTCAATGCGATTGGCGAAATGGTGTTTCGAACAGATAATTATCAAAATGATTGGGACGCTACATACAATGGTAAAAGACTTCCTGAAGGAGCATACTATTATATTTTTACTGATGGGAAAAGAGAGTTTAAAGGTTCTGTCACCATATTCAGATAA
- a CDS encoding PorP/SprF family type IX secretion system membrane protein → MKNLKNTFLITTLLTLLNGLTWAQTNFQYNFYNQNQFVYNPSLVGQQENTNVFVNYRQQWAGFDGAPRTAIIGGQTGYASTGGIGLVIMNNRWGVIDDNLIQLSNSYGFKLSRKDQFNLGISIGLTDRQINYNRLTVEDYAEDDFLNSRLTALSEDWSFNTGFGFSYSRANLTLAFSSPELYNTRDDVFLQSKITYVSYSFLTTQEKIKFTPSVLIKALQNNPTQYDLSVKTEWNNTLWIQPTYRSSKNVIISTGINYESISIGYSFELASSTQNINNNSHEIVVAVNFNKKKKDKYKSGTELTINSDSLQIANLKQENTLTKEQVSTLQKEIEALKAQMGGLSEIVSLNNVDTVSLKSSDAYKIKYDKDANRVNQAMESGYYVVINTCTSLEFSKHLAKIYNGKGIEATIAHNEKKGYYYIFTQMLDNRDEGLKAMEKKREEGFKNAWLLVFNK, encoded by the coding sequence ATGAAAAACCTGAAAAATACATTTCTGATAACAACTTTGCTTACACTGTTAAATGGTTTAACTTGGGCACAAACCAACTTTCAATATAATTTTTATAACCAAAATCAATTTGTTTATAATCCATCTCTTGTTGGGCAGCAGGAAAATACCAATGTTTTTGTTAACTACAGGCAGCAATGGGCTGGTTTTGATGGTGCACCTAGAACTGCAATAATTGGAGGCCAGACAGGCTATGCCTCAACTGGTGGTATTGGTTTAGTAATTATGAATAATCGTTGGGGAGTAATAGATGATAATCTAATACAATTATCAAATTCTTATGGTTTTAAACTTAGCAGAAAAGATCAGTTTAATTTAGGTATTTCAATAGGTTTAACAGATCGTCAAATAAACTATAACAGGTTGACTGTTGAAGATTACGCAGAAGATGATTTTTTAAATAGTCGATTAACGGCGCTATCAGAAGATTGGTCGTTTAACACTGGTTTTGGCTTTAGTTATTCAAGAGCTAATTTGACATTAGCTTTTTCTTCTCCTGAATTGTATAATACAAGAGATGATGTCTTTTTACAATCAAAAATCACTTATGTCTCATATAGCTTTCTTACAACACAAGAAAAAATTAAATTTACACCATCCGTTTTAATTAAAGCATTACAAAACAACCCTACACAATATGATTTGAGTGTAAAGACGGAGTGGAATAATACATTATGGATACAACCAACTTATCGTTCTTCAAAAAATGTAATTATTTCAACAGGTATTAATTACGAAAGTATAAGTATAGGGTATTCATTTGAATTGGCGAGTTCCACACAAAACATTAATAACAATTCTCATGAGATTGTAGTAGCAGTTAATTTTAACAAAAAGAAGAAAGACAAATATAAAAGTGGTACTGAGCTTACTATAAATAGCGATAGCTTACAAATAGCTAACCTAAAACAGGAAAATACATTAACCAAAGAACAGGTTAGTACTTTGCAAAAGGAAATTGAGGCATTAAAGGCCCAAATGGGAGGACTGAGTGAAATTGTAAGTTTAAATAATGTAGATACAGTTAGTTTAAAAAGTTCTGATGCCTATAAAATTAAGTATGATAAAGATGCCAATAGAGTGAATCAGGCTATGGAATCAGGATATTATGTTGTAATTAATACATGTACTTCATTAGAATTTTCTAAACATTTAGCTAAAATATACAACGGTAAAGGAATAGAAGCTACTATTGCTCATAATGAAAAGAAAGGATACTACTACATATTCACCCAAATGTTAGATAATAGAGATGAAGGTCTAAAAGCTATGGAAAAGAAAAGAGAAGAAGGATTTAAAAATGCCTGGCTTCTGGTTTTTAATAAGTAA
- a CDS encoding phosphoketolase family protein, which yields MNSTETTLETTIPIDKLQLLHKYWQSSNYMGAAQIYLNENVMLKKPLEVAHIKPRLLAHWGTVPGLNFIYTHLNRLIIDTNADVLLVVGPGHGAAAINAQLFLENTFGEFYPEYQQNEKGMNKLAHDFTRPYGLPSHIFAGTPGHIHEGGELGYSLSHAFGAALDNPELIVTCIVGDGEAETGPLAASWHSNNFLNPKTDGAVLPILHLNGYKIASPTVLARMSHSSLTKLFEGYGYQVRIVSGSNAENVHNQMWQTIDWAHNEIRSIQENARNGHQSNMVNWPMIILETPKGWTGPEKVDGKQIEGTFNAHQIPLSGFKDNTEHLKKLENWLKSYEPEKLFDNSGKLLQELQKLVPKKDKRIGMNPHANGGKVLKPLSLPNIENYAVEVAEHGSSLTKGTQVLGSYFKDIFKENDSNKNFRIVCPDELDSNKLQDVLEITDRVWQEDIIQTDEGLAKNGRVMEVLSEHNCEGWLEGYLLTGRHGIYACYEAFVPIIDSMMNQYAKWLKESKETSWRAPIASLNYLLTSHVWRQDHNGYSHQVPSFMNNLVTKKKSVARIYLPADANCLLHITERCLKSRDLINLIVANKAPQRQWLDFENAKEHCDNGAGIWEWAGNCENEEPDIVLACAGDVPTTEAVRASQLIQEKMPSVKVRIVNVVDLFALLHQQDYPGGLTEKKFKKLFTEDKPVVFAFHGYPNLVHELLHHRPQPERFHVHGYIEEGSTTTPFDLLVANELSRFHLVLNALKRLNLTNKQANSLKKYCSEKLNKHHQYVIKHGDDMQEILSDMN from the coding sequence ATGAACTCAACTGAAACTACCTTAGAAACAACAATTCCTATAGATAAATTACAACTTTTACACAAATATTGGCAGTCTTCAAATTATATGGGGGCAGCACAAATATACCTCAATGAAAATGTAATGTTAAAAAAGCCCCTTGAGGTAGCTCATATAAAACCCAGATTGCTTGCACATTGGGGCACTGTTCCGGGTTTAAACTTCATATATACCCACTTGAACCGACTCATTATTGATACTAATGCTGATGTACTTTTAGTAGTAGGTCCCGGACATGGAGCAGCAGCAATAAATGCTCAACTTTTTCTCGAAAATACTTTTGGTGAATTCTATCCAGAATATCAGCAAAATGAAAAAGGGATGAATAAACTAGCGCATGATTTTACCCGACCTTATGGTTTACCAAGTCATATTTTTGCAGGAACTCCCGGGCACATCCACGAAGGTGGTGAGTTAGGCTACAGCCTTTCACATGCATTTGGTGCAGCACTCGATAATCCAGAACTTATTGTAACCTGCATTGTAGGAGATGGCGAAGCCGAAACAGGACCTTTAGCTGCTTCTTGGCATTCTAATAATTTTTTAAACCCAAAAACAGACGGGGCAGTTTTACCAATTCTTCATTTAAACGGATATAAAATTGCTAGTCCGACAGTGCTAGCAAGAATGTCTCACTCCTCTCTAACTAAACTGTTTGAAGGTTACGGTTATCAAGTGAGAATTGTGTCTGGTAGTAATGCAGAAAATGTACATAACCAGATGTGGCAAACAATTGACTGGGCACATAATGAAATTAGAAGTATACAAGAAAATGCTAGAAACGGTCATCAATCAAATATGGTAAATTGGCCAATGATTATCCTAGAAACACCTAAAGGTTGGACTGGTCCAGAGAAAGTGGATGGAAAGCAAATTGAAGGTACTTTTAATGCTCATCAAATCCCTCTTAGTGGCTTTAAAGATAATACCGAGCACCTTAAGAAATTAGAAAATTGGTTAAAAAGCTATGAGCCTGAAAAATTATTTGATAATTCAGGCAAACTACTGCAAGAATTGCAAAAGCTGGTTCCAAAAAAAGATAAAAGAATTGGTATGAATCCACATGCAAATGGTGGTAAAGTTTTAAAACCATTGAGTCTACCCAATATCGAAAACTATGCAGTTGAAGTTGCTGAACATGGCAGTTCGCTGACTAAAGGCACTCAAGTTTTAGGAAGCTATTTTAAAGATATTTTTAAAGAAAATGACTCAAATAAAAATTTTAGAATTGTATGCCCAGATGAGCTTGATTCAAATAAGTTACAAGACGTACTCGAAATAACCGACAGAGTTTGGCAAGAAGATATCATCCAAACAGATGAGGGACTTGCTAAAAATGGAAGAGTGATGGAAGTGCTCAGTGAACATAATTGTGAAGGTTGGCTTGAAGGTTATCTGCTTACAGGTCGTCATGGTATTTATGCCTGTTATGAAGCGTTTGTACCGATCATAGATTCTATGATGAATCAGTACGCAAAATGGTTAAAAGAAAGTAAAGAAACCTCTTGGAGAGCACCAATTGCTTCCTTAAATTATTTATTAACGTCTCATGTATGGCGACAAGACCACAATGGATATTCACACCAAGTACCAAGTTTTATGAATAATTTGGTTACTAAGAAAAAGTCTGTAGCTCGTATTTATCTTCCAGCAGATGCCAATTGCCTGCTCCACATCACTGAGAGATGTCTCAAAAGTCGTGATTTGATCAACCTAATTGTGGCAAATAAAGCCCCTCAAAGACAATGGTTAGATTTTGAAAATGCTAAAGAACATTGTGATAATGGGGCTGGTATTTGGGAATGGGCTGGTAATTGTGAAAATGAAGAGCCAGACATTGTGTTAGCTTGCGCAGGAGATGTACCTACTACAGAGGCTGTTCGTGCTTCTCAGCTTATTCAAGAAAAAATGCCATCTGTAAAAGTAAGAATAGTCAATGTAGTGGATTTATTTGCTTTACTACACCAACAAGATTATCCTGGAGGACTTACTGAGAAAAAATTCAAAAAATTGTTTACAGAAGATAAGCCAGTTGTTTTTGCTTTTCATGGTTATCCTAACCTAGTGCATGAACTACTCCATCACCGTCCTCAGCCAGAGAGATTCCATGTACATGGTTATATAGAAGAAGGCTCTACAACTACCCCTTTTGATTTATTAGTAGCCAATGAGCTCAGCAGATTTCATCTGGTTTTAAATGCTTTAAAAAGACTTAATTTAACAAATAAGCAAGCAAACTCATTAAAAAAGTACTGTAGTGAAAAATTAAACAAACATCATCAATATGTAATTAAACATGGAGATGATATGCAAGAAATCTTGTCAGATATGAATTGA
- a CDS encoding potassium channel family protein yields MLILGIGLTITTIIDILITTLSPNGSGFITSYVTRYTWEVYLRVSNNKPKKHFLKSSGVVIICLVLTIWVTALWIGNTLIIYTEPQALLDSDGLPVQSFGKKLYYMGYVLSTLGNGEYKPSNNFWQLYTSLISFNGLILITVALSYVVPILEAVVKKRKLSLEIASIGINLTQIIESNWEKDKFSSFLSQCQNLKSEILQLSQLHLAYPILHYFHSTEVKTSLPMCISSLYEVINFINCAIKDESLKKEIRICNLSFALTTYFQTLNTAHIAPSEKPPPLPNFKYLRQKGIPILESDIEIQQNYDQIKERRKLINGCLSTDGWKWEEMENYQEEINFI; encoded by the coding sequence ATGTTAATACTGGGTATTGGATTAACCATTACCACAATAATTGATATATTAATTACTACACTTTCCCCAAATGGATCTGGTTTTATTACTTCTTATGTAACAAGATACACTTGGGAAGTGTATTTGAGAGTTTCAAATAACAAACCCAAAAAACATTTTTTAAAATCATCTGGTGTGGTTATTATCTGTTTAGTTTTAACGATTTGGGTTACTGCATTATGGATAGGTAATACTTTAATAATTTATACAGAACCTCAAGCTTTATTAGATAGTGATGGCTTGCCTGTACAATCATTTGGTAAAAAATTATATTACATGGGTTATGTATTATCAACCCTAGGTAATGGTGAGTATAAACCTTCTAATAATTTTTGGCAGTTATATACCTCTCTAATTTCTTTTAATGGATTGATTTTAATTACAGTAGCATTGTCTTACGTAGTACCAATTTTAGAAGCAGTAGTAAAAAAAAGAAAGTTAAGTTTAGAAATCGCGAGTATTGGAATTAACCTTACCCAAATAATTGAGTCTAATTGGGAAAAAGATAAATTCTCTTCTTTTTTGTCGCAATGCCAAAATTTAAAATCTGAAATACTACAATTAAGCCAGTTACATTTGGCCTACCCAATTTTACACTACTTCCACTCCACCGAAGTTAAAACATCATTGCCAATGTGTATTTCAAGTCTTTATGAAGTTATTAACTTTATAAACTGTGCCATTAAAGACGAATCTCTAAAAAAAGAGATTAGAATATGTAATCTAAGTTTTGCACTTACCACCTATTTTCAAACATTAAATACGGCACACATCGCTCCTTCTGAAAAACCACCACCGCTACCAAATTTTAAATATCTCAGGCAAAAAGGAATACCAATTTTAGAAAGCGACATCGAAATACAGCAGAATTATGATCAAATTAAAGAGCGAAGAAAGCTTATAAATGGCTGTTTATCTACCGATGGTTGGAAATGGGAAGAAATGGAAAACTACCAAGAAGAAATTAATTTTATTTAA
- the sbnA gene encoding 2,3-diaminopropionate biosynthesis protein SbnA, whose product MQHYSGDQHPNIIDTIGKTPLVKLERLCSNTELNIYGKLEAFNPGGSIKDRTAKQLISHAINTGKLQYGDTVIESSSGNMAIGLAQACLYYGLNLIVVVDPLVNQHTVKILKAYGAKIEMVKEPAPIGGFLTARLNKVNELLDRVKNSFWPNQYSNPQNPIAHHQTMREIAESLSRNVDYLFAATSTCGTLMGCADYIEKNNLSTKIIAVDAAGSVIFGQPAGKRKIPGHGAGRPSNFLERDKISDVVHITDEECVIGCKRLLEKEAILCGGSSGAVVSALIKKLPYIPKRSTCALIFCDRGERYLDTIYNKEWVKENIELEKVLVA is encoded by the coding sequence ATGCAACACTACTCTGGAGACCAGCATCCTAATATTATCGATACAATAGGTAAGACCCCCCTTGTTAAATTAGAAAGATTGTGTTCTAATACTGAGTTGAATATTTATGGAAAATTAGAAGCTTTTAATCCGGGCGGTAGTATTAAAGATCGTACTGCCAAGCAACTGATTTCACATGCAATAAATACTGGAAAACTCCAATACGGCGATACTGTAATTGAGTCAAGTTCTGGAAATATGGCTATTGGCTTAGCCCAAGCTTGCTTATATTATGGCTTAAATTTAATTGTAGTAGTCGATCCACTTGTTAATCAACATACAGTTAAGATTTTAAAAGCATATGGAGCTAAAATAGAAATGGTAAAAGAACCTGCGCCGATAGGTGGTTTTTTAACAGCTAGACTTAACAAAGTAAATGAGTTGCTAGATCGAGTAAAAAATAGCTTTTGGCCAAACCAATATTCTAATCCACAAAATCCTATTGCTCATCACCAAACAATGAGAGAAATAGCAGAAAGTCTTTCTCGTAATGTTGATTATCTTTTTGCTGCAACAAGTACATGTGGTACGCTAATGGGTTGTGCTGATTACATTGAAAAAAATAACCTGTCAACCAAAATTATAGCAGTTGACGCAGCCGGAAGTGTCATTTTTGGACAGCCAGCAGGTAAAAGAAAAATTCCGGGTCATGGAGCAGGAAGGCCTTCAAACTTTTTGGAGAGAGATAAAATTTCTGATGTAGTTCATATTACTGATGAAGAATGTGTAATAGGTTGCAAAAGATTATTAGAAAAAGAAGCGATACTTTGTGGAGGTTCTTCTGGAGCTGTAGTAAGTGCTTTAATTAAAAAGTTACCTTATATACCTAAGAGATCAACCTGTGCATTAATTTTTTGCGATAGAGGAGAGAGATATTTAGATACCATTTATAATAAGGAATGGGTAAAAGAGAACATAGAACTCGAAAAAGTATTGGTTGCTTAA
- a CDS encoding FAD/NAD(P)-binding protein codes for MSQVSVSINKCQYFRAERDVYRIGIIGGGPKGLYSLERLLANLEPKKFGKKIEIYIFDKTSFLGAGHIYRPDQPHYLLMNYANGNINAWSESKPKSNVKEQLSFVEWLQKHSQFSNSSANGYSSRAVVGLYLSDCFEKLKAHYQAEIDINPIVGEVLDVDYQKNESSIIFKSSNEGLNKISGFNQLLLSTGHPLPQKQEKDRFIDFIYPVNKKLSKIKPKTKIGVKGMGLTFIDAVLALTEGRGGTFIEDKNGELKYQPSGCEPDMILPFSKSGLPMIPRQATNNIQQYKPRYFHLNSIKNRVNGKYNFEKDLLPLIKQEIIFAYYELLFNKYDLELKYNSHFNEVNKQIKLFHQQYPHEQPFDLSILFSPFKDKAQISNTSLVEYLEFLITEAEKGEIESPMVRAASIWRHLSNLFNQMYSFGGLEPASQQIFDKKYAGQFNRTAYGPPIINVKKLLAIAKAGYLNFDFCESPQVLWDDAQDTFLLKSQNNKSIALDYLIDARIPKISVKHNPSPLYQNLLNRGIVRPFENHAFFKEPYEPGCIDINRNGHPINTENLLLEDVLVTGTPTEGVTYDNDTLSTSRNDFVSSWARKVNEDYKKTVFKSNYSLFKN; via the coding sequence ATGAGTCAAGTTTCAGTGTCAATAAATAAATGCCAATATTTCAGGGCAGAAAGGGATGTTTACCGAATAGGAATTATTGGAGGAGGACCTAAAGGTTTGTATAGTTTGGAGCGATTACTCGCTAATCTAGAGCCAAAAAAATTCGGTAAAAAAATTGAAATATATATTTTCGATAAAACATCTTTTTTGGGAGCAGGCCATATTTATAGACCTGATCAGCCGCATTATTTGCTAATGAACTATGCCAATGGAAACATAAATGCATGGTCTGAGTCTAAACCCAAATCAAATGTAAAAGAACAATTATCATTTGTAGAGTGGCTTCAAAAACATTCTCAGTTTAGTAATTCATCGGCCAATGGCTATTCTTCAAGAGCTGTTGTAGGCTTGTACCTTAGCGATTGTTTCGAAAAACTTAAAGCACATTATCAAGCAGAGATTGATATTAATCCGATTGTTGGGGAGGTTCTAGATGTTGATTATCAAAAAAATGAAAGTTCAATAATTTTTAAAAGCTCAAATGAAGGGCTCAATAAAATTTCTGGATTTAATCAACTCTTACTTTCAACGGGTCATCCATTGCCCCAAAAACAGGAAAAAGATCGATTCATCGATTTTATTTATCCGGTTAATAAGAAACTAAGTAAAATAAAGCCCAAGACTAAGATAGGTGTAAAAGGTATGGGTTTAACATTTATAGATGCTGTTTTAGCACTAACTGAGGGCAGAGGAGGAACTTTTATTGAAGATAAAAACGGAGAGCTTAAATACCAACCTTCTGGATGTGAGCCTGACATGATTTTGCCTTTTTCAAAGTCTGGTTTACCAATGATACCAAGGCAAGCTACAAATAATATTCAGCAGTATAAGCCTAGATATTTTCATCTAAACTCAATTAAAAATAGAGTTAATGGAAAGTACAATTTTGAGAAGGACTTACTTCCTCTTATAAAGCAAGAAATAATTTTTGCTTACTACGAATTGCTTTTTAATAAGTATGATTTAGAATTAAAATATAATTCACACTTTAATGAGGTTAACAAGCAAATCAAACTTTTTCATCAACAGTATCCACATGAACAACCATTTGATCTTTCGATACTTTTTTCTCCTTTTAAAGATAAAGCTCAAATATCAAATACTTCATTAGTAGAATACCTTGAGTTTTTGATAACAGAAGCAGAAAAAGGAGAGATTGAGAGTCCTATGGTTCGTGCTGCAAGTATATGGCGACATTTGAGTAATTTGTTTAATCAGATGTATTCTTTTGGTGGATTAGAGCCAGCATCTCAGCAGATATTTGATAAAAAATATGCAGGCCAATTTAATAGAACTGCCTATGGGCCTCCTATTATAAACGTAAAAAAGCTATTAGCTATAGCAAAAGCAGGCTATCTCAATTTTGATTTTTGTGAATCTCCACAAGTACTCTGGGATGATGCCCAAGATACATTTCTATTAAAAAGTCAAAATAATAAATCAATAGCTTTGGATTATTTAATAGATGCCAGAATACCTAAAATATCTGTAAAACATAATCCATCTCCCTTATATCAAAATTTATTAAATAGAGGTATTGTTCGTCCCTTTGAGAACCATGCATTTTTTAAGGAACCTTATGAACCAGGTTGTATAGACATCAATAGAAATGGTCACCCGATAAATACAGAGAATCTCTTACTAGAGGATGTATTGGTTACTGGCACTCCAACAGAAGGAGTTACTTATGACAACGACACCCTTTCTACTAGTAGGAACGATTTTGTGAGTTCATGGGCTAGAAAAGTGAATGAAGACTACAAGAAAACAGTATTTAAAAGTAATTATAGCTTATTTAAAAACTAA
- a CDS encoding Y4yA family PLP-dependent enzyme: MPKQILPPLTPIISNWIKELVNNPEFLEDVIEEHGSPINMHNALPFRENYKLYQEVFDEFGLDNLVFFARKANKCRSLVLEAKKLGMGIDTASYRELKEALEAGLDSKKLVVTAAVKERKLIELAVKNEVLIILDNEDECKLTQQVAEKLNIQAQIGLRISGFNYRGAKLYSRFGFDIDGVFNFIIKNVGKHKAFNSLNYQGLHFHLNGYSTEQRGEACIQSFELAMQLKTKGFETQFLDIGGGFLMNYLSDKNEWESFKETLQLAVKQKVSPITFQNDGLGYQVINDELHGELKTYPYFNEKPKGLFLREILSYKNKNSNTVAELAKKLNIQIRMEPGRSMLDQVGYTMAKVVFRKKDSQNNWLVGLEMNFTQMHSSSADYLMDPIVLFKDSESKQEQCDVFFTGAYCLERDILLKRKIALKQLPQIGDLVIFPNTAGYMMHFFESEAHLFDLAANVWFETGGSKTSSKFVHDDEFNTNTY; encoded by the coding sequence ATGCCAAAGCAAATCTTACCACCCTTAACTCCTATAATATCTAATTGGATAAAAGAACTAGTAAATAATCCTGAATTTCTAGAAGATGTAATTGAAGAACATGGTTCTCCAATAAATATGCATAATGCATTGCCTTTTAGAGAAAATTATAAGTTATATCAAGAAGTATTTGATGAATTCGGATTAGACAATTTGGTATTTTTTGCCAGAAAAGCCAATAAATGTAGAAGTTTGGTTTTAGAGGCTAAGAAATTAGGAATGGGAATAGATACTGCTAGTTACAGAGAGCTAAAAGAAGCATTAGAAGCTGGTTTAGACAGTAAAAAATTGGTGGTAACTGCTGCTGTTAAAGAAAGAAAACTGATAGAGTTAGCGGTAAAAAATGAAGTTTTAATTATTTTAGATAATGAGGATGAATGTAAATTAACTCAACAAGTAGCTGAAAAATTAAATATACAAGCTCAGATAGGTTTACGTATCAGTGGTTTTAATTATCGTGGAGCTAAATTATATAGTAGATTCGGGTTTGATATTGATGGCGTATTCAATTTTATCATAAAAAACGTCGGTAAACACAAAGCTTTTAACAGCTTGAATTACCAAGGACTGCATTTTCATTTAAATGGTTATTCTACTGAACAAAGAGGAGAGGCCTGCATTCAATCTTTTGAGTTGGCAATGCAACTCAAAACCAAAGGGTTTGAAACTCAATTTTTAGATATCGGTGGCGGATTTTTAATGAATTACCTAAGTGATAAAAATGAATGGGAATCTTTTAAAGAAACTTTACAATTGGCTGTAAAACAAAAAGTTTCTCCTATTACATTTCAAAACGATGGTTTAGGTTACCAAGTAATAAATGATGAATTACATGGAGAATTAAAAACTTACCCCTATTTTAATGAAAAGCCAAAGGGGCTTTTTTTAAGAGAAATTCTTAGTTATAAGAATAAAAATAGTAATACTGTTGCAGAGTTAGCAAAAAAGTTAAATATACAGATAAGAATGGAGCCGGGTAGATCGATGCTAGACCAAGTTGGTTATACAATGGCCAAAGTGGTCTTTCGAAAGAAAGATTCACAAAACAATTGGCTAGTCGGTCTTGAAATGAATTTTACTCAGATGCATAGTTCAAGTGCTGATTATCTAATGGATCCAATTGTTTTATTTAAAGATTCTGAAAGCAAACAGGAACAGTGTGATGTGTTTTTTACAGGAGCATATTGTCTAGAAAGAGACATTTTACTAAAGCGGAAAATTGCATTAAAGCAGTTACCTCAAATAGGAGATTTAGTTATATTTCCAAATACTGCGGGATACATGATGCATTTTTTTGAGTCAGAAGCCCATTTGTTTGATTTAGCAGCCAATGTATGGTTTGAAACTGGTGGCTCGAAAACTTCAAGTAAGTTTGTACACGATGATGAGTTTAACACAAACACGTATTAA